In the Purpureocillium takamizusanense chromosome 5, complete sequence genome, one interval contains:
- a CDS encoding uncharacterized protein (EggNog:ENOG503PEH4~antiSMASH:Cluster_5.2), producing MAPRVLTEDDRRRIGAFNTAMEQAMSGITEYDPEEFDRVRQAVWDAHPIEDEVREAYAEEDFNNSADPLKEVEATLKHRSFKADAPWGLAVYRVAYGDDAAWDRMLQHLHESVESIQQEPVNQHLYPRHRFEIMDDKSQFDGATISQLRDDFSKWVLQEYRRNCKESERPSVEDSEADEEGRTHGYSGGARYNFFLVVDDICLESMDQACGAVVKAVQRTWSAERDEGGRYSVEEIQELGPIQDDSVWEGGLTESSLENVGWMYMETTDYVSSLESLSQPGNWEDEYLRPPQLRWQEDFDDAPGSWRRASSPRAQGV from the coding sequence atggcgccgagggtgCTTACCGAGGATGATCGCAGGCGCATAGGCGCGTTCAATACGGCCATGGAGCAGGCCATGAGTGGAATCACCGAGTACGACCCAGAGGAGTTTGACAGGGTGCGCCAAGCCGTTTGGGATGCCCACCCtatcgaggacgaggtccGCGAGGCATACGCGGAGGAGGACTTCAACAACTCAGCCGATCCGCTGAAGGAAGTCGAGGCGACACTAAAGCATCGTTCATTTAAAGCCGACGCGCCGTGGGGGCTTGCCGTGTATAGGGTGGCATACGGAGATGATGCTGCGTGGGACCGAATGCTTCAGCATCTGCACGAGAGCGTCGAGTCCATTCAGCAAGAACCCGTCAATCAGCATCTGTATCCGCGCCATCGGTTCGAAATAATGGATGACAAGAGCCAATTCGACGGGGCGACCATTTCCCAACTGCGCGACGATTTTTCCAAGTGGGTGTTACAAGAGTACAGGCGCAACTGCAAAGAGAGCGAGCGTCCCTCCGTTGAGGACTCTGAAGCCGATGAGGAAGGGAGAACGCATGGCTACTCTGGCGGGGCACGCTACAACTTCTTCTTGGTCGTGGATGACATCTGTCTCGAATCCATGGATCAGGcgtgcggcgccgtggtcaaGGCTGTCCAAAGGACGTGGTCTGCTGAGCGAGACGAAGGCGGCCGGTACTCAGTGGAAGAGATACAGGAGCTGGGACCGATACAGGACGACTCCGTATGGGAAGGGGGGTTGACGGAGAGCTCCCTCGAGAACGTGGGCTGGATGTACATGGAAACCACCGATTACGTTTCTTCGCTGGAGTCGTTGAGCCAGCCTGGCAATTGGGAGGACGAGTACCTGAGACCCCCCCAGCTACGGTGGCAGGAAGACTTTGACGATGCGCCCGGGTCCTGGAGGAGAGCGAGCAGTCCGCGGGCACAAGGAGTGTAG